In Corynebacterium matruchotii, a single genomic region encodes these proteins:
- a CDS encoding sigma-70 family RNA polymerase sigma factor, with translation MSARNFLGIHVVNLSRSVAEYKEAIAMTSSALKEFDNEEDLDVVMGDEPTDLVDDDPGADDILDPTDEESAFDLAVDRGSRRGQNNDNPSADLVRVYLNGIGKTALLTAEDEVHLAQTIEVGLYAEYLLTDSDEPLTRAKKRDLKVLVKEGRKARSHLLEANLRLVVSLAKRYTGRGMPLLDLIQEGNLGLIRAMEKFDYAKGFKFSTYATWWIRQAITRGMADQSRTIRLPVHLVEQVNKLSRIKREMYQQLGREATNEELAEESGIDESKIELLLRQSRDPVSLDMPVGADEEAPLGDFIEDSEAADAESAVVASLRHSDIRDVIGTLEDREQDVIRMRYGLDDGVPRTLDQIGRQFGLSRERVRQIEREVMRKLRDGQRAEKLREYAM, from the coding sequence TTGTCCGCCAGGAACTTTTTGGGAATTCACGTCGTTAACTTAAGTAGAAGCGTCGCGGAATATAAGGAGGCCATAGCCATGACTAGCTCTGCCCTTAAAGAATTCGACAATGAAGAAGATCTTGATGTTGTTATGGGGGATGAGCCCACAGACCTCGTAGATGATGATCCGGGGGCGGATGACATTCTGGACCCCACTGATGAAGAGTCCGCTTTTGATCTTGCGGTAGATCGTGGTTCACGTCGTGGCCAAAACAACGACAACCCTTCGGCCGATCTGGTTCGCGTGTATTTGAATGGGATCGGGAAAACCGCCCTCTTGACGGCCGAGGATGAGGTACATTTGGCGCAAACCATCGAGGTGGGGCTTTATGCAGAGTATCTACTGACGGATTCGGATGAGCCCTTGACCCGGGCGAAGAAACGGGATTTGAAGGTGCTTGTCAAGGAGGGCCGGAAGGCTCGGTCACATCTGCTGGAGGCGAACCTGCGGTTGGTGGTATCACTGGCGAAGCGGTACACGGGCAGGGGCATGCCACTTTTGGACCTGATTCAGGAGGGAAATTTGGGTCTGATTCGGGCAATGGAAAAATTCGACTACGCCAAGGGGTTCAAGTTCTCTACCTATGCCACATGGTGGATTCGGCAGGCCATTACGCGCGGAATGGCAGATCAGTCGCGCACGATTCGATTGCCGGTTCATTTGGTGGAGCAGGTGAATAAGCTGTCGCGGATCAAGCGGGAAATGTACCAGCAGTTGGGCCGAGAAGCCACCAATGAGGAGCTGGCCGAGGAATCCGGCATTGACGAGTCCAAGATTGAGTTGTTGCTGCGTCAATCGCGTGACCCGGTGAGCTTGGACATGCCGGTGGGCGCCGATGAGGAGGCTCCCCTGGGTGATTTCATTGAGGATTCCGAGGCTGCGGATGCCGAGTCCGCGGTGGTGGCATCGTTGCGGCACTCCGACATTCGGGATGTTATTGGCACCCTGGAGGATCGGGAGCAGGATGTTATCCGCATGCGCTATGGGCTTGACGACGGTGTGCCCCGCACCTTGGACCAAATCGGCCGGCAGTTTGGCCTGTCCCGGGAGCGGGTGCGCCAGATCGAACGGGAGGTCATGCGTAAGCTGCGGGATGGCCAGCGCGCGGAAAAGCTCCGCGAATACGCCATGTAG
- a CDS encoding iron dependent repressor, metal binding and dimerization domain protein: MKDLVDTTEMYLRTIYELEEEGITPIRARIAERLEQSGPTVSQTVGRMERDGLVVVTGDRSLRMTPEGRSLAIAVMRKHRLAERLLTDIIGLDIRKVHDEACRWEHVMSDEVERRLVEVLDTYDRSPFGNPIPGLQALGVDQADFVDPGLRTIDTEESDIPRRVRITQINEILQVDSEQFKEMLDAGMTVGAEVDFEHINGQIRLINGDKVVDLVDDLAHAVRVQEI; the protein is encoded by the coding sequence GTGAAGGACCTGGTTGATACCACCGAAATGTATCTGCGCACCATTTATGAATTGGAGGAAGAAGGCATAACTCCGATTAGGGCCCGCATCGCGGAGCGGTTAGAACAGTCCGGCCCCACCGTGAGCCAAACCGTCGGCCGGATGGAGCGCGATGGTCTCGTCGTGGTCACCGGGGACCGGAGTCTTCGCATGACCCCTGAGGGCCGGAGCCTAGCCATTGCTGTCATGCGGAAACACCGGTTAGCGGAGCGGCTCCTCACCGATATTATTGGCCTGGATATCCGCAAGGTTCACGACGAGGCCTGCCGGTGGGAGCATGTGATGAGCGACGAAGTGGAACGCCGCCTCGTAGAGGTGCTCGACACCTATGACCGTTCCCCCTTTGGGAACCCGATCCCCGGATTGCAAGCATTGGGCGTGGATCAGGCCGACTTCGTAGACCCGGGACTCCGCACCATTGACACCGAGGAAAGCGATATTCCCCGCCGGGTGCGGATCACACAAATCAACGAGATTTTGCAGGTGGATTCGGAACAGTTCAAGGAGATGTTGGACGCGGGTATGACCGTGGGCGCCGAGGTGGATTTCGAACACATTAACGGGCAGATCCGGTTAATAAATGGCGATAAAGTTGTTGACCTGGTGGATGATCTAGCGCACGCGGTGCGGGTCCAGGAAATCTAG
- a CDS encoding PAC2 family protein, with protein sequence MEDNNRKMYELEFPVPAVSQPGKEGPTMVVALQGYADAGHAVDQSSAYLLAALDHRPVASFNNDEFIDYRSRRPMTTIDHNSVADVEEINLGIQVVLDANDKPFLLLTGPEPDLRWEAFSQAVADLIERLGVTQTICLYSAPMTVPHTRPMVISAHGNSLELLEPYFKMDTRFSIPGSASLQLEYLLNKQGRNVAGYTAHVPHYLAASPYPQATLKLLEAVSQAAGLAIPLGALEEDSRRMAAQIAEQIQGTAEIQQVVDLLEQQYDENLEQYHEDHPHMALPGHSAEPMPSGDELGEEFERFLAALDTPDDSADDEDDN encoded by the coding sequence ATGGAAGACAATAACCGGAAGATGTACGAATTGGAGTTTCCGGTGCCAGCGGTATCGCAGCCAGGCAAGGAAGGCCCCACGATGGTGGTGGCGCTACAAGGCTATGCCGATGCGGGACATGCGGTGGATCAAAGCTCCGCGTATTTGCTTGCTGCTCTCGATCATCGGCCGGTGGCGTCGTTTAATAATGATGAGTTTATTGACTACCGGTCACGCCGGCCCATGACCACTATTGATCATAATTCGGTGGCCGATGTGGAGGAGATTAACCTGGGTATTCAGGTGGTCCTCGACGCGAACGATAAACCGTTTCTGCTGCTTACCGGGCCGGAGCCGGATTTGCGGTGGGAAGCGTTTAGCCAGGCGGTTGCTGATCTTATTGAACGGCTTGGAGTGACGCAAACCATTTGTTTGTATTCCGCACCCATGACGGTGCCCCATACCCGGCCGATGGTTATTAGCGCACACGGCAACTCGTTAGAACTATTGGAGCCCTATTTTAAGATGGACACCAGGTTCAGTATTCCGGGTTCGGCATCGTTGCAGTTGGAGTATTTGCTCAATAAGCAGGGCCGTAATGTGGCGGGCTATACGGCACATGTGCCGCATTATTTGGCTGCTTCCCCCTACCCGCAGGCAACGTTGAAGCTGCTGGAGGCGGTGTCGCAGGCTGCCGGACTCGCCATTCCGCTGGGGGCATTGGAGGAGGATTCCCGGCGGATGGCGGCACAGATCGCGGAGCAGATTCAGGGCACCGCCGAGATTCAGCAGGTGGTGGACTTATTGGAGCAGCAATACGATGAGAACCTGGAGCAATACCATGAGGATCACCCGCACATGGCACTGCCAGGCCATAGTGCCGAACCCATGCCAAGCGGTGACGAGCTAGGGGAAGAGTTTGAGCGGTTCCTCGCCGCCTTGGACACCCCGGATGATTCCGCCGACGATGAGGACGATAACTAG
- a CDS encoding DUF7059 domain-containing protein — MRSPLGVVAPRLQEVFRGLGFDSAGVEEYLGNATMAALRRGEPEAVAVALRPRLSEPLAVAITVFLLHEELPRPVVEQVLGADLVADLITAGVLGRRQVIGSPQQDADNAEVAGADLRFLTAILDVQPHVIAGESRLVFSDVAAGLVPHYAPGRDHVVGVGAASLSLLRMTCRTPVDSALDLGAGSGVQALAQLGCASQVTLTDVHPRALDMAEATLAAAGALPQAELLEGSWFEPVAGRTFDRIVANPPFVVGPPDIGHVYRDSGLDLDGATQLVVATAPEHLTEGGVAQLLGAWAHVRGEDWRSRIAEWLPDHGVRAWVLQRDMVDPALYVGTWLRDESIDPRSPEGRSKTQRWLTHFADSQVTAIGFGFIALQKIAADAPTDVLVEELTHNTDADLGSEVAEYFARAEWLSQVAAADMLASRFVVRPSVAKEEVSVADADAGVGFAPAALRLVRMDGPRWSHEVDGPLAAIVGGLHPQGLTLGETVELYAVAHGVDGAELCEAVISPMVDLVRHGLVLPAQLIDDSR, encoded by the coding sequence ATGCGTTCACCATTGGGTGTGGTTGCCCCACGTCTCCAGGAAGTTTTCCGTGGTCTCGGTTTCGATTCCGCCGGGGTCGAGGAGTATTTAGGCAACGCAACCATGGCGGCATTACGGCGGGGCGAACCCGAAGCGGTGGCGGTGGCATTGCGACCCAGATTGTCCGAACCGTTAGCCGTAGCGATCACCGTGTTCTTGCTGCACGAGGAGCTACCCCGCCCGGTGGTGGAGCAGGTTTTGGGGGCGGATCTGGTTGCGGACCTGATTACGGCCGGGGTGTTGGGGCGGCGGCAGGTGATCGGCTCCCCGCAGCAGGATGCCGACAACGCGGAGGTTGCGGGGGCGGATTTACGGTTCCTGACCGCGATATTGGATGTACAGCCACATGTGATTGCGGGGGAATCACGGCTGGTGTTTTCGGATGTGGCCGCCGGGTTGGTGCCGCATTACGCACCGGGGCGAGATCATGTGGTGGGCGTGGGGGCGGCGAGTTTGTCGCTGCTGCGGATGACCTGCCGGACCCCAGTGGATTCGGCGTTGGACCTGGGTGCGGGTTCCGGGGTGCAGGCGCTAGCCCAGTTGGGTTGCGCGTCGCAGGTGACGTTGACGGATGTGCATCCGCGGGCATTGGACATGGCAGAGGCCACTTTGGCGGCGGCGGGAGCGCTGCCACAGGCGGAGCTGTTGGAAGGGTCATGGTTCGAACCGGTGGCAGGTCGAACATTTGATCGGATTGTTGCGAATCCGCCATTCGTGGTGGGTCCGCCGGACATTGGCCACGTATATCGGGATTCGGGGCTGGATTTGGATGGGGCAACCCAATTGGTGGTGGCCACGGCGCCGGAGCACTTGACCGAGGGCGGCGTTGCGCAGCTCTTGGGGGCGTGGGCGCATGTTCGTGGTGAGGACTGGCGGTCGCGGATCGCCGAGTGGCTGCCGGACCATGGGGTGCGGGCATGGGTGTTGCAGCGGGACATGGTGGACCCGGCGCTGTATGTGGGGACGTGGTTGCGGGACGAGTCGATTGATCCGCGGTCCCCGGAGGGCCGGAGTAAGACGCAACGCTGGTTAACGCATTTCGCGGATTCCCAGGTGACGGCGATCGGGTTTGGGTTTATTGCGCTCCAAAAGATCGCGGCGGATGCGCCCACTGACGTGCTCGTCGAGGAGTTGACGCATAACACCGATGCGGACCTGGGTTCGGAGGTGGCCGAGTATTTCGCTCGGGCCGAGTGGTTGTCGCAGGTGGCTGCGGCGGACATGTTGGCGAGCCGGTTTGTGGTGCGGCCGTCGGTGGCGAAGGAGGAGGTGAGCGTGGCGGATGCAGATGCTGGCGTGGGGTTTGCGCCGGCAGCGCTGCGGTTGGTGCGCATGGATGGGCCCCGGTGGTCGCACGAGGTGGATGGCCCATTGGCAGCAATTGTGGGTGGGTTGCATCCGCAGGGGTTGACTTTGGGCGAGACGGTGGAGCTGTATGCGGTGGCGCATGGGGTGGATGGGGCAGAATTATGTGAGGCGGTGATTTCGCCCATGGTGGATTTGGTTCGGCATGGGTTGGTGTTGCCTGCGCAGCTTATCGACGACTCAAGGTGA
- the galE gene encoding UDP-glucose 4-epimerase GalE, giving the protein MKLLVTGGAGYVGSVCATVLLEQGHDITIVDNFSTGNRDAVPANATLIEGDIRDVAGDVLAGGNFDGVVHFAARSLVGESMERPEDYWHHNFVTTLTLLDAMRNHGVTNLVFSSTAATYGEPDRVPITEDMPTAPTNPYGASKLAIDYAITSYAHAHGLGATSLRYFNVAGAYGSVGENREVETHLIPLVLQVALGHRDEIFIFGDDYPTKDGTCIRDYIHIKDLADAHVLALESNTPGTHRIFNLGSGDGYSVKEVIDKCREVTGHPIPVTMADRRAGDPAVLIASSARAKAELGWRPSRTDLDTIIADAWAFTAALGDHAHSAHRKP; this is encoded by the coding sequence ATGAAGCTGCTTGTCACAGGTGGTGCCGGCTATGTGGGCAGTGTGTGCGCCACAGTGCTGTTGGAACAAGGCCACGACATCACGATCGTGGATAACTTTTCTACCGGCAACCGGGATGCGGTGCCCGCCAACGCTACCCTGATCGAGGGCGACATTCGGGACGTCGCAGGCGATGTGCTTGCGGGGGGCAATTTTGATGGTGTGGTGCATTTTGCCGCCCGTTCCCTGGTGGGGGAATCCATGGAACGGCCCGAAGACTATTGGCACCATAACTTCGTCACCACGCTCACGCTTCTCGACGCCATGCGCAACCATGGCGTGACGAACCTGGTGTTCTCCTCCACCGCAGCCACCTATGGGGAGCCCGACCGGGTACCTATCACTGAGGATATGCCCACCGCCCCCACCAACCCCTATGGGGCCAGCAAGCTTGCGATCGACTATGCCATCACCTCCTACGCACACGCCCACGGGTTGGGTGCCACCAGCCTGCGCTATTTCAATGTGGCCGGCGCCTACGGTTCGGTGGGCGAAAACCGTGAGGTGGAAACCCACCTCATTCCCCTGGTGTTGCAGGTGGCGTTGGGGCATCGGGACGAGATCTTCATCTTTGGTGACGACTACCCCACCAAGGATGGCACGTGTATCCGTGACTATATTCACATCAAAGACCTGGCCGACGCCCACGTGCTCGCCCTGGAATCAAATACGCCCGGCACGCACCGGATTTTCAACCTGGGCTCGGGCGATGGCTACTCGGTGAAGGAAGTTATCGACAAATGCCGGGAGGTCACCGGCCACCCCATCCCCGTCACCATGGCTGACCGGCGCGCCGGCGACCCGGCCGTGTTGATTGCCTCGTCGGCGCGGGCGAAGGCCGAGTTGGGGTGGCGGCCGTCCCGCACCGATTTGGACACGATTATCGCCGATGCGTGGGCATTTACCGCAGCGTTGGGGGATCATGCCCACAGCGCCCACCGGAAGCCCTAG
- a CDS encoding DUF4192 domain-containing protein, which translates to MNSLPAQTLANIPGVLGYYPHQSIIFVTFRHHRDDTHSRWALGPTLRIDIDSLDALPEVGEVLTAEHADVVLAFVIGRFPTQDGTTLDEITTTLAQAADTHIVPIDACWHATTITNNGTYQLRFEQTPSLTDRGLPTAGWCHGRIADIPTAQATQQLLADGDLPELTRDDCFTAFDKAATDPTIWRDRASNVANLAAQLAVDAQCCPSQFQAWFTTLETELIRLEQPLPTPPGPGADIIDTCAAMLSITRIRDAAINLLLDHDHAARTLALEVARHFDAPIRTEALCVFALCALIRHNTPKALHALMVARAEQPSHTLTRYLLLAYQHELTENLIEKVRDGSTAAAAYYGLSIPRQTATTGPNADNTITAT; encoded by the coding sequence ATGAACTCGCTCCCCGCCCAAACGCTCGCTAACATTCCCGGAGTTTTAGGCTACTACCCCCACCAATCCATCATCTTTGTCACCTTCCGCCACCACCGCGACGATACTCACAGCCGGTGGGCGCTAGGCCCAACCCTCCGCATCGACATTGACAGTCTCGACGCACTCCCCGAGGTCGGCGAAGTCCTCACCGCGGAACACGCTGATGTGGTCCTCGCCTTCGTCATCGGCCGATTTCCCACCCAAGACGGCACCACCCTCGACGAAATAACCACCACCCTGGCCCAAGCCGCCGACACACACATCGTGCCCATCGACGCCTGCTGGCACGCCACCACCATCACCAATAACGGGACCTACCAGCTCCGATTCGAACAAACCCCCTCCCTCACCGACCGCGGACTCCCCACCGCCGGCTGGTGTCACGGTCGCATCGCCGACATCCCCACAGCCCAAGCCACCCAACAACTCCTCGCCGACGGTGACCTTCCCGAACTCACCCGCGACGACTGCTTCACCGCCTTCGACAAAGCCGCCACCGACCCAACCATATGGCGTGACCGGGCCAGCAACGTCGCCAACCTGGCCGCCCAGTTAGCCGTCGACGCCCAATGCTGCCCCAGCCAATTCCAAGCCTGGTTCACCACCCTGGAAACGGAACTCATCCGACTCGAACAACCCCTCCCCACCCCACCAGGGCCAGGGGCTGACATCATCGACACCTGCGCCGCCATGCTCAGCATCACCCGGATCCGTGATGCCGCCATCAACCTCCTCCTTGACCACGACCATGCCGCCCGCACCCTAGCGCTCGAAGTCGCCCGACACTTCGATGCCCCCATCCGCACCGAAGCCCTCTGTGTTTTCGCCCTGTGTGCCCTTATCCGACACAACACCCCCAAGGCACTCCACGCCCTCATGGTGGCCCGCGCGGAACAACCCAGCCACACGCTCACCCGCTACCTATTGCTCGCCTACCAGCACGAACTCACCGAAAACCTGATCGAAAAGGTCCGAGACGGCAGCACCGCGGCAGCCGCCTACTATGGGCTGAGCATTCCCCGCCAGACCGCAACCACCGGCCCAAATGCCGACAACACCATCACCGCAACCTAG